The following proteins are co-located in the Triticum aestivum cultivar Chinese Spring chromosome 1A, IWGSC CS RefSeq v2.1, whole genome shotgun sequence genome:
- the LOC123049675 gene encoding probable E3 ubiquitin-protein ligase XBOS33, translating into MGNSLGCSASGERLVSAARDGDAVEARMLLELSPALARYSTFGGLNSPLHFAAAKGHLDIVTLLLEKGADVNARNYCGQTALMHACRHGHWEVVQMLLLFRCNVTRADYLSGRTALHFAAHDGLVRCVRLLLADFIPSGPLEDTASSVADGGDSQTNSGSSPTSSLGLKFNEPARVRYINKPADGGVTALHMAALNGHFDCMQLLIELGANVSAVTFPYGTTSNLIGAGSTPLHYAAGGGSLECCQVLLSKGASRLTLNCNGWLPMDVARIFGRRCLEPLLSPNSHTVIPAIQPSSYLALPLMSILNIAREFGLQHTVSSVDESDLCAVCLERSCSVAAEGCGHEFCIKCALYLCSTSNVRVEFTGPAGSIPCPLCRNGIMSFTKLRSTPTEGLKSSSALTFCNPCILNTRSVDSPATVCKAEIRRNRVAALSSELVCPLTCSPFPSSALPTCRCSDDDPCGSTETLDGSEVQSPRPSHSTSTELDKRGEQDVDRTTCSGMFWSRRSCQREQQCNAEINA; encoded by the exons ATGGGGAACTCGCTGGGGTGCTCCGCGTCCGGCGAGCGGCTGGTGTCCGCGGCGCGGGACGGGGACGCCGTCGAGGCGCGCATGCTGCTCGAGCTCAGCCCGGCgctcgcgcgctactccaccttcGGCGGCCTCAACTCCCCGCTCCACTTCGCCGCCGCCAAGGGCCACCTCGAC ATTGTGACGCTGCTGCTGGAGAAGGGCGCGGATGTGAACGCGCGGAACTACTGCGGCCAG ACTGCATTGATGCATGCATGCCGGCATGGACACTGGGAGGTGGTTCAGATGCTTCTGCTCTTCAGATGCAAT GTTACCAGGGCGGATTACTTGAGTGGTCGAACGGCATTGCACTTTGCAGCACACGACGGACTTGTTCGGTGTGTAAGGCTGTTACTTGCCGACTTCATCCCAAGTGGGCCCTTGGAGGATACTGCCTCTTCGGTGGCAGATGGCGGTGATTCTCAGACGAATAGCGGCAGCAGTCCTACTTCTTCACTGGGACTCAAGTTTAATGAACC TGCTCGTGTGAGGTACATCAACAAACCTGCTGATGGCGGTGTTACCGCTCTTCACATGGCAGCTTTGAATGGTCATTTCGATTGCATGCAATTGTTGATTGAGTTAGGTGCAAATGTCTCAGCTGTCACATTTCCCTATGGAACTACATCAAATTTGATAG GAGCTGGCAGTACTCCTTTGCATTATGCAGCCGGTGGGGGCAGTCTGGAATGTTGCCAG GTACTTCTTTCAAAAGGTGCTAGCAGGTTGACACTCAACTGCAATGG GTGGCTTCCCATGGATGTTGCTAGGATATTTGGACGCCGTTGCTTGGAGCCATTACTTTCTCCAAATTCACACACGGTTATTCCAGCAATTCAGCCATCCAGTTATCTCGCCTTGCCACTGATGAGCATACTTAATATAGCCAG AGAATTTGGGTTGCAACACACTGTATCCTCGGTGGATGAGAGTGACCTTTGTGCAGTTTGCCTGGAAAGGTCTTGCTCTGTAGCTGCTGAAG GCTGTGGTCACGAGTTCTGCATCAAATGTGCTCTCTATCTTTGCTCAACCAGCAACGTCCGTGTGGAGTTCACAGGCCCAGCTGGGTCAATACCATGCCCTCTCTGCAGGAATGGAATAATGTCATTCACTAAGCTACGGAGCACACCGACAGAAGGGCTCAAATCAAGCTCAGCACTCACATTCTGCAATCCATGCATTCTGAATACCCGTTCTGTGGACTCCCCAGCAACTGTCTGTAAAGCTGAAATCAGGCGCAACCGTGTGGCAGCTCTCTCTTCCGAGTTAGTCTGTCCACTGACCTGCAGCCCATTTCCGTCGTCCGCCCTCCCAACCTGCAGGTGCAGTGACGACGATCCATGCGGCTCAACAGAAACGCTGGATGGCTCCGAGGTGCAATCTCCGCGGCCCTCGCACAGCACAAGCACAGAGCTGGATAAGAGGGGAGAGCAGGACGTTGACCGGACCACCTGCTCAGGCATGTTCTGGAGTCGCAGAAGCTGTCAGAGGGAGCAGCAGTGCAATGCGGAAATCAATGCTTGA
- the LOC123049684 gene encoding uncharacterized protein, which produces MAAAAASTGNGSPPVGLLVLMVLALAAGWFANAVRPPPPTPCGAPGGPPVTAPRVRMRDGRFLAYAESGVSRDGARFKVVYSHGFSGSRMDSPRASQALLEELGVYMVAFDRAGYGESDPDPRRSLESAALDIQDLADALDLGDKFHLICSSLGCHAGWASVKYIPHRLAGVAMMAPVINYRWSGLPRGLARQLYRRQPLGDQWSLRVAYYAPWLLHWWMSQPWLPTSTVVSGSGSFPNALDEKNRLMALSTGMFQKRAQAATQQGVQESFYRDMAVMFGRWPEFEPTDLGEAPPFPVHLFQGDEDGVVPVQLQRHICRRLGWVGYHELAGVGHFLSAVPGLGDRIIGTLLPGPAGNSSTAVGSVCAY; this is translated from the exons ATGGCGGCTGCCGCTGCTTCCACAG GGAACGGGAGCCCGCCGGTGGGTCTGCTGGTGCTGATGGTGCTGGCATTGGCGGCCGGGTGGTTCGCGAAcgccgtccgcccgccgccgccgacgccgtgcGGTGCGCCCGGCGGGCCGCCGGTGACGGCGCCGAGGGTGCGGATGCGCGACGGGCGGTTCTTGGCGTACGCCGAGTCCGGCGTGAGCCGGGACGGCGCGCGGTTCAAGGTCGTCTACTCGCACGGCTTCTCCGGCAGCCGCATGGACTCGCCCCGCGCCTCGCAGGcgctgctggaggagctgggcgTGTACATGGTGGCGTTCGACCGCGCCGGCTACGGCGAGAGCGACCCGGACCCGCGCCGGTCGCTGGAGAGCGCGGCGCTGGACATCCAGGACCTCGCCGACGCGCTGGACCTCGGCGACAAGTTCCACCTCATCTGCTCCTCCCTCGGCTGCCACGCCGGCTGGGCCTCCgtcaagtacatcccacacaggctggccggaGTGGCGATGATGGCGCCGGTGATAAACTACCGGTGGTCGGGGCTGCCGAGGGGGCTGGCGCGTCAGCTGTACCGGCGCCAGCCGCTGGGTGACCAGTGGTCGCTCCGCGTGGCCTACTACGCGCCGTGGCTGCTGCACTGGTGGATGAGCCAGCCATGGCTGCCCACCTCCACCGTCGTCAGCGGCTCCGGCTCCTTCCCCAACGCCCTCGACGAGAAGAACCGCCTCATGGCCCTCTCCACCGGAATGTTCCAAAAG AGGGCACAGGCGGCCACGCAGCAGGGGGTGCAGGAGTCCTTCTACCGCGACATGGCGGTGATGTtcgggcggtggccggagttcgagCCGACGGACCTCGGGGAGGCGCCGCCGTTCCCGGTGCACCTCTTCCAGGGCGACGAGGACGGTGTCGTGCCGGTGCAGCTGCAGCGGCACATATGCCGCCGGCTCGGCTGGGTCGGCTACCACGAGCTCGCCGGGGTGGGGCACTTCCTGTCGGCGGTGCCGGGGCTCGGAGACAGGATCATCGGCACCCTATTGCCAGGGCCGGCGGGTAACAGCTCGACCGCCGTCGGCAGCGTCTGTGCGTACTGA
- the LOC123049664 gene encoding shaggy-related protein kinase alpha, translated as MHMMRRLKSIASGRSSVSDPGGDSGSKRPKFDQDGLGDIVIQPHLSDDKPMHLDQESSSSSSSSSHRDAEASTSTSMNPAKAEETGADLPKGMNDMTISDDKVGHNNDKEAEGVTVDGSGTEAGQIIVTTIGGQNGKPKQKVSYMAERVVGTGSFGVVYQAKCLETGETVAIKKVLQDKRYKNRELQTMQLLEHPNVVQLKHHFFSTTERGEVYLNLVLEYVSETVYRVAKYYCRLNQRVPILYVKLYAYQMCRALAYIHRVVGVCHRDIKPQNLLVNPHMHKLKLCDFGSAKKLVPGEPNISYICSRYYRAPELIFGATEYTTAIDIWSVGCVVAELLIGQPLFPGESGVDQLVEIIKILGTPTREEIRCMNPNYSEFKFPQIKAHPWHKLFGKRMPPEAVDLVSRLLQYSPNLRCTAVDACAHPFFDELRDPKTCLPNGRPLPPLFNFSGAELEGLPVELLHRIIPEHMRK; from the exons ATGCATATGATGCGGCGGCTCAAGAGCATCGCCTCCGGCCGCTCCTCCGTCTCCGATCCG GGTGGTGACTCTGGCTCAAAAAGGCCAAAATTTGATCAGGATGGATTGGGCGATATTGTCATTCAACCACATCTATCTGATGACAAACCTATGCATCTAGACCaagaatcatcatcatcatcatcatcatcatctcataGAGATGCTGAGGCAAGCACATCTACTAGTATGAATCCTGCTAAAGCTGAAGAAACAGGTGCAGATCTTCCGAAAGGAATGAATGATATGACAATAAGCGATGATAAAGTTGGCCATAATAATGATAAG GAGGCTGAAGGGGTTACCGTTGATGGAAGTGGAACAGAAGCTGGCCAGATCATTGTGACGACAATAGGAGGTCAAAATGGGAAGCCAAAGCAG AAGGTCTCATACATGGCAGAACGCGTCGTTGGGACTGGTTCGTTTGGTGTAGTATACCAG GCCAAGTGCTTGGAAACTGGAGAGACTGTTGCCATTAAGAAGGTGCTGCAGGATAAGAGATATAAGAACAGAGAGTTGCAAACAATGCAGTTACTTGAGCATCCAAATGTAGTTCAGCTAAAGCATCACTTCTTTTCGACAACTGAGAGGGGTGAAGTGTACCTAAACCTTGTACTTGAATATGTCTCGGAGACAGTTTATCGTGTTGCCAAATATTATTGTCGGCTGAACCAGCGTGTACCCATACTATATGTTAAGTTGTATGCATATCAG ATGTGCCGGGCCCTTGCATATATCCATCGTGTTGTTGGTGTATGCCATCGAGATATTAAGCCGCAAAATCTGTTG GTCAATCCTCATATGCATAAACTTAAGCTTTGTGATTTTGGGAGTGCTAAAAAACTG GTCCCTGGAGAGCCAAACATCTCATACATCTGCTCGCGGTATTATAGGGCTCCTGAACTAATATTTGGAGCTACAGAGTACACCACAGCAATTGATATCTGGTCTGTTGGTTGTGTAGTAGCTGAGCTTCTGATTGGTCAG CCTCTGTTTCCTGGAGAAAGTGGCGTTGATCAGTTGGTTGAAATTATAAAG ATTTTGGGTACCCCAACAAGAGAAGAAATCAGATGCATGAACCCAAACTACTCCGAATTCAAGTTCCCTCAGATAAAAGCTCATCCCTGGCACAAG CTTTTTGGTAAGCGTATGCCACCTGAAGCAGTTGATCTTGTGTCAAGGCTACTTCAGTACTCACCAAATCTGCGCTGCACAGCT GTCGATGCTTGTGCCCATCCGTTCTTCGATGAACTGCGGGATCCCAAGACCTGCTTGCCAAATGGACGGCCATTACCACCATTATTCAACTTCTCGGGAGCTG AGCTAGAAGGCCTCCCTGTTGAGCTACTCCACCGGATCATTCCTGAACATATGAGGAAGTGA